The Candidatus Manganitrophus noduliformans genome includes a window with the following:
- a CDS encoding endonuclease/exonuclease/phosphatase family protein, with protein MKAALILLGSFTLLATLLPLLRMEVWWIRIFDFPRLQITLLAVAVLILYPLVWESGSVWEALFIVLLAASTLYQIGRMLPYTPLWKKQVQQSRQPSKGPSLRLLIANVCMPNRNGPRLLEIIRQTDPDLILIIEADRWWQSELDLLEKSHPFMGRHPLENTYGMLLYSRFELSGPQVRFLVQEDVPSIHTGVRLPSGREIALHCLHPRPPAPTQHPRSTERDVELLIVGKEVRGSEKPVIVAGDLNDVAWSRTTRLFRKISGLLDPRIGRTFLNTFHAKYPFMRWPLDHVFHSPHFRLIELKRLPYFGSDHFPILAALNLEPEAAAEQEKPQPHPGDRKEAEEKIKRN; from the coding sequence ATGAAAGCGGCTTTAATCCTTCTCGGTTCCTTCACCCTCCTCGCGACCCTCCTTCCCCTTCTCCGGATGGAGGTCTGGTGGATTCGCATTTTCGATTTTCCGCGCCTGCAGATCACCCTTTTGGCCGTCGCCGTGTTGATCCTCTATCCGCTTGTTTGGGAGTCGGGCTCCGTTTGGGAAGCGCTTTTTATAGTCCTTCTGGCCGCTTCGACCCTCTATCAAATCGGACGAATGCTCCCCTACACCCCCCTCTGGAAAAAGCAGGTCCAACAGAGCCGGCAACCTTCGAAGGGACCGTCGTTGCGCCTTCTGATCGCGAACGTCTGTATGCCCAACCGGAACGGGCCGCGGCTCCTTGAGATCATCCGGCAGACCGATCCCGATTTGATCCTGATCATCGAGGCCGATCGGTGGTGGCAGAGCGAGTTGGATCTTTTGGAAAAGAGCCATCCCTTCATGGGCCGTCATCCTCTTGAGAACACCTATGGGATGCTCCTCTACTCTCGATTTGAATTATCCGGTCCTCAGGTCCGTTTCCTTGTTCAAGAAGACGTTCCCTCGATCCATACCGGCGTGCGGCTTCCGTCGGGCCGGGAGATCGCGCTCCACTGTCTTCACCCGCGCCCTCCGGCGCCGACGCAGCATCCCCGCTCGACGGAGCGGGACGTGGAGTTGCTGATCGTCGGAAAAGAGGTTCGCGGATCTGAGAAGCCGGTGATTGTTGCGGGGGACCTCAACGATGTCGCCTGGTCGCGGACCACCCGGCTCTTCCGGAAGATCAGCGGCCTTCTCGATCCGCGGATCGGGCGGACATTCCTCAACACCTTTCACGCAAAGTATCCATTCATGAGATGGCCGCTCGATCATGTCTTTCATTCGCCGCATTTTCGCTTGATCGAGTTGAAGCGGCTCCCTTACTTCGGGTCGGACCACTTTCCGATCCTTGCCGCATTGAACTTGGAGCCGGAGGCCGCCGCCGAGCAGGAAAAACCGCAGCCCCATCCGGGCGATCGAAAAGAAGCCGAGGAGAAGATCAAACGAAATTGA
- a CDS encoding c-type cytochrome, translated as MNKFSEKVDFFKNHRKRIGLLILTSLLIGTVYNGLGIAKDPASPQSKRVKRGEYLVNTAGCHDCHTPWVMKDGGPGPDMPRALSGHPEKIVMPPPPKLEGPWVWIGAGTNTAFAGPWGISYAKNLTPDRTGLGTWTEKEFITAIRTGRDRDTGRPILPPMPWPVYRNLTDEDLKSIFAYLQTISPIENTPPPVQALAAPVAAAP; from the coding sequence ATGAATAAATTTTCAGAAAAAGTTGATTTCTTCAAAAACCATCGCAAGCGGATCGGCCTGTTGATCCTGACGTCCCTCCTCATCGGGACGGTTTACAACGGCCTTGGCATCGCAAAAGATCCGGCTTCGCCGCAATCCAAGCGGGTCAAACGGGGAGAGTACCTGGTCAATACGGCGGGCTGCCACGATTGCCATACGCCGTGGGTCATGAAAGACGGCGGCCCCGGTCCGGACATGCCCCGGGCGCTGTCGGGCCACCCGGAAAAGATCGTCATGCCCCCGCCGCCCAAGCTGGAAGGTCCCTGGGTCTGGATCGGCGCCGGCACGAACACCGCCTTTGCCGGACCGTGGGGAATCAGCTACGCCAAGAACCTCACGCCTGATCGGACCGGCCTTGGGACCTGGACGGAGAAGGAGTTTATCACCGCGATCCGGACCGGGAGAGACCGAGACACCGGCCGTCCCATCCTCCCGCCGATGCCTTGGCCGGTTTATCGGAATCTGACGGATGAAGATTTGAAATCGATCTTCGCTTATCTTCAGACGATTTCTCCGATTGAAAATACGCCGCCGCCCGTCCAAGCGCTTGCCGCTCCCGTCGCCGCAGCGCCTTAA